The proteins below come from a single Dinghuibacter silviterrae genomic window:
- a CDS encoding DUF1735 domain-containing protein, whose protein sequence is MQKRNIPTIYWSLLIMAGVALGGCLKNNKYYIDYSTVGTLIELPMAAPASTLPPNILPNGFAITDYGAYADTVTYKSDTSGTPIYVNVASPSVPGSQNTATLAIDTAALDSINAALGGVYPGYTNQTNGYGPNGNYAGWSFNGAPITSLSYELLPAADYTVSSWTVTIPGGQRTSPLWVTVNTSVIDTTTGMYTDANGNPVRAFNHNYILPVTIKSASQKISNYNTVLVNIQIVSPASYNYPQY, encoded by the coding sequence ATGCAAAAACGAAACATACCTACGATATACTGGAGCTTGCTGATCATGGCAGGGGTTGCCCTCGGGGGCTGTTTGAAAAACAATAAGTATTATATCGACTATTCCACAGTAGGAACCCTGATCGAGCTGCCCATGGCGGCCCCGGCGTCGACCCTGCCCCCCAATATCCTGCCCAACGGCTTTGCGATCACCGATTACGGCGCTTATGCCGATACGGTCACGTATAAGTCGGACACCAGCGGCACGCCCATCTACGTGAATGTGGCATCGCCTTCGGTGCCCGGTTCCCAGAATACGGCTACCCTGGCCATAGACACCGCCGCCCTCGATTCGATCAATGCCGCGTTGGGCGGCGTGTATCCGGGGTATACCAACCAGACGAACGGCTATGGTCCCAACGGCAACTATGCCGGGTGGTCCTTTAACGGCGCCCCGATCACTTCCCTGTCTTATGAATTGCTTCCGGCTGCCGATTATACCGTCAGTTCCTGGACGGTGACGATTCCCGGCGGGCAACGGACGTCCCCTCTATGGGTCACGGTGAACACGTCGGTCATAGATACGACCACCGGTATGTATACCGACGCCAATGGAAACCCGGTCAGGGCGTTTAACCATAACTACATCCTGCCGGTGACCATCAAAAGCGCTTCTCAAAAGATCAGTAATTACAACACGGTCCTTGTCAACATCCAGATCGTGTCGCCCGCGTCCTACAACTATCCCCAGTATTAG
- a CDS encoding SusD/RagB family nutrient-binding outer membrane lipoprotein encodes MKRIHYLYTMALAALILGSCGKGYLTNLAVNPNQPSTSQTSPSLVLSAALASTVAEVQGGDYNAQSTWLGNINYKGGYAISTNTLTYILTNGAYNGCWGNLYYNLTNYNFIVQKVAGTQNNDDYTAIGKIMEVWDFAYLVDNFNNVPYSQTMKAPTVNTPAYDTAETIYTSLVTLLDTAINLINATSSNTTESNPGSFDVLFGGNMSLWAAFANTLKLRLLLQQSEMSGRSSYITQELAVTASTPYLGPGQNAFIQPGYANQNGPNGGNQQNPFYGFLGYTINGSPTGFYAEQGACQAAIDFLNKTNDAFRLPLEYDSVPGVSPASYSAAYFGILPAGNISSLGHYAGNQSGQGFLQGPKVPAVLMSAGESLLMQAEAAERGWISGGDAAAENFYQEGITESFEYLGGVYSGSGSASTATAAAQAYYGQTGVQDVSWSGTTNQKIRAIIMQKWIAWAVLNPMISWNDYRRFQDMTNPDGTTGWPDVPLSQDPNNKATHLPYRVLYPNSEYQLNATNVGAQGTVTADSKIFWMP; translated from the coding sequence ATGAAGCGAATACATTATCTATATACGATGGCCCTGGCGGCGCTTATTCTCGGCAGTTGCGGGAAAGGTTACCTGACCAACCTGGCGGTCAACCCCAATCAACCGTCAACTTCCCAAACCAGTCCCAGCCTGGTTTTGTCCGCCGCCCTTGCTTCCACGGTAGCAGAAGTCCAGGGAGGCGATTACAATGCCCAGTCCACCTGGCTGGGGAACATCAACTACAAGGGGGGATACGCCATCAGCACCAATACCCTGACCTATATCCTGACCAACGGGGCCTATAACGGATGCTGGGGGAACCTGTACTATAACCTCACCAACTACAACTTTATCGTGCAGAAGGTGGCGGGCACCCAGAACAACGACGACTACACGGCCATCGGCAAGATCATGGAGGTCTGGGATTTCGCCTACTTAGTGGACAATTTCAACAACGTTCCCTATTCCCAGACCATGAAAGCGCCCACCGTCAATACGCCGGCATACGATACGGCGGAGACGATCTATACCAGCCTGGTTACCTTGCTGGATACGGCCATTAACCTGATCAATGCCACGTCATCGAACACCACCGAAAGCAACCCGGGCAGCTTCGATGTCCTGTTCGGGGGGAACATGAGTTTGTGGGCGGCCTTCGCCAATACGCTAAAATTGCGGCTGCTGCTTCAGCAAAGCGAGATGAGCGGACGTTCCTCCTATATCACCCAGGAACTTGCGGTAACGGCGTCCACCCCTTACCTGGGACCCGGTCAAAATGCGTTCATCCAGCCCGGGTATGCCAACCAGAACGGGCCAAACGGTGGGAACCAACAGAACCCCTTCTATGGCTTTTTAGGCTATACCATCAATGGCTCCCCTACGGGTTTTTATGCGGAGCAGGGCGCCTGCCAGGCGGCCATTGACTTCCTTAACAAGACAAACGACGCGTTTCGGCTGCCGCTGGAATACGACTCCGTACCCGGCGTGTCGCCGGCGTCTTATTCCGCCGCCTACTTCGGTATCCTGCCGGCGGGAAATATCTCCAGCCTGGGACACTATGCGGGTAATCAATCCGGCCAGGGCTTTCTGCAGGGGCCAAAAGTACCGGCCGTCCTGATGAGCGCCGGGGAATCCTTGTTGATGCAAGCGGAGGCCGCCGAAAGGGGATGGATCTCCGGGGGGGATGCAGCCGCTGAAAACTTCTACCAGGAGGGTATTACAGAATCTTTCGAATACCTGGGCGGGGTCTACAGCGGAAGCGGATCCGCCTCCACCGCTACGGCGGCGGCCCAGGCCTACTATGGCCAGACGGGCGTCCAGGACGTATCCTGGTCGGGGACAACCAACCAGAAGATCCGGGCCATCATCATGCAGAAATGGATTGCCTGGGCCGTGCTGAACCCGATGATATCCTGGAACGATTACCGGCGTTTCCAGGACATGACGAACCCCGACGGCACCACGGGCTGGCCGGACGTGCCCCTTTCCCAGGACCCGAACAACAAGGCCACCCACCTGCCTTACCGGGTCCTTTATCCCAACAGCGAATACCAGCTGAACGCCACTAACGTGGGCGCCCAGGGAACAGTAACCGCAGACAGCAAGATATTCTGGATGCCTTAA
- a CDS encoding SusC/RagA family TonB-linked outer membrane protein — protein sequence MRKFLLLLGAICLLCSVLYGQALVTVKGRVLDDKGQPVPFASIKLRHGKTGVAADKDGNFTISAPKGEALLITGVGIAPSQYTVTGTTGAAVITVARETSSLSDIVVTAMGIKRQPKEIGYSTATVGAKDLNVGSPVDLQSGLTGRVAGLQITEVNNSVNPDFRIILRGERHITADNQALIVLDGVIVTADILGSLNPQDVENVTVLKGASASALYGSEASNGVVIITTKHGSPDGKPRITFSSTVQAQHLSYYPKLQNQFGGYGGEASVWYGGPNGTFYWAVNPLTNMTQMVPYENESYGPPFNGALYVMGGPDAAGQYLKLPYSAASKPPLLAFTKTGVTTQNNISYSGGDAKNNYFISAQDVETSGVVPKDKSRRDNLRFANMRTFGKFWAQYDLNFSEVYSNTVGGDPISGNPIFWNLLNLPVNLPINDFKNWQTNPFANPFEAWPNSYYTNPWYQIDASRVITKTDRITGNVALGLDILPWLKVSYGLGATIDWENGKNTVAGYTVPAYYATPAGLGPWGSFANTATTPFKNGSLTDYIQYRRRLQQDIKVNFNKNFGRFSINAYVGNTIWDRYQSNQSDASSQAFIPGFYNISYTLGSPTVAQSISESRLIGVFGDLTLGWGGYLFLHGSLRNDWTSLLSAGKNSYLYPAVDGSFIFTEAFPTLKSSLPWLSSGKIRANYSVTGEVSVGPYSISSTFTVPGNFPYGNLAGLQNSNLLGNPDLVPEKSADEGVGLDLGFWNNRINVVADYYHTLTRNQTFPVGLAQETGFTKAYVNGGEMLSQGEEVSVNISPLVTGRQGLRWDIGANVSFNQSKVLSLYGGGKQFQIQDNSGNSTTSYAVVGQPYPVIEAADFLRDPKNGKILVNTQGMPEESPNLVIAGRSTPAYILGITTSLSYRHFTLSLVADYRGGYNVVEAIGGSLDFTGVGVGSTQAGRQRFIFPNSEIDEGNGKYVPNTYLSVADGNYGLWVGNPNYAYASGLYGYTAHTNFVVSAAAWKLRTASLSYDFSHFVSTHTSFIRGGTFALVGYNLLMFVPKQNIYGDPEFNADNSNASGYTDQNQFPATRNFGATLTVNF from the coding sequence ATGAGAAAATTCTTACTTCTCCTGGGGGCGATATGCCTCCTATGCTCCGTGCTATACGGTCAGGCATTGGTGACCGTGAAAGGAAGGGTACTCGACGACAAAGGTCAGCCGGTACCGTTCGCCAGCATCAAACTCCGTCATGGCAAAACAGGCGTAGCCGCAGACAAAGACGGCAACTTCACCATTTCAGCACCCAAAGGTGAAGCCCTTCTTATTACGGGAGTCGGCATAGCGCCCTCGCAATATACCGTTACCGGGACCACCGGTGCGGCGGTTATTACCGTCGCCCGGGAAACCAGCAGCCTGTCCGATATCGTGGTTACGGCGATGGGGATCAAACGTCAACCAAAGGAAATCGGCTATAGTACGGCGACGGTCGGGGCGAAAGACCTTAATGTCGGGAGCCCCGTGGACCTTCAATCAGGTCTTACGGGCAGGGTAGCGGGGTTGCAGATCACGGAAGTGAACAACAGCGTCAACCCGGACTTCCGGATCATTCTTCGCGGGGAACGCCATATCACCGCGGACAACCAGGCCCTGATCGTGCTCGACGGTGTGATCGTCACGGCCGACATCCTGGGCAGCCTCAACCCGCAGGACGTGGAAAATGTGACCGTTCTGAAGGGGGCCAGCGCCTCTGCCTTGTATGGATCTGAAGCTTCCAACGGTGTCGTCATCATCACCACCAAACACGGAAGCCCCGACGGCAAACCCCGGATCACATTCAGTTCGACGGTGCAGGCCCAGCACCTCTCTTACTATCCGAAGCTGCAAAACCAGTTCGGCGGATATGGAGGGGAAGCCTCGGTCTGGTACGGGGGGCCCAACGGGACGTTCTACTGGGCGGTCAATCCGCTGACCAATATGACCCAGATGGTGCCGTATGAAAACGAAAGCTATGGTCCTCCCTTTAACGGAGCGCTGTATGTGATGGGTGGTCCGGACGCTGCCGGGCAATACCTGAAGCTCCCTTATTCTGCGGCCAGCAAGCCTCCTTTGCTCGCCTTTACAAAAACGGGCGTCACCACCCAGAACAATATCTCCTATTCCGGAGGGGACGCTAAAAATAACTACTTCATCTCCGCCCAGGACGTAGAAACCAGCGGGGTGGTTCCCAAGGACAAGTCCCGGAGGGACAACCTCCGCTTCGCGAATATGCGGACCTTTGGCAAGTTCTGGGCGCAGTACGACCTGAACTTTTCGGAAGTGTACTCCAATACGGTGGGTGGGGACCCGATCTCGGGTAACCCCATCTTCTGGAACCTCCTGAACCTGCCGGTGAACCTGCCGATCAATGACTTCAAAAACTGGCAGACCAACCCCTTCGCCAACCCGTTCGAAGCCTGGCCCAATTCTTACTATACCAACCCCTGGTACCAGATCGACGCTTCCAGGGTGATCACCAAGACGGACAGGATAACAGGTAATGTGGCCCTGGGGCTGGACATCCTGCCCTGGTTGAAGGTATCGTACGGATTGGGTGCAACGATCGACTGGGAAAACGGCAAGAACACCGTCGCCGGGTATACCGTACCCGCGTATTATGCCACGCCCGCGGGCCTGGGTCCCTGGGGGTCCTTTGCCAACACAGCGACCACGCCTTTCAAGAACGGATCCCTGACGGATTATATCCAATACAGGAGGCGTCTCCAACAAGACATCAAGGTGAACTTCAACAAGAATTTTGGGCGGTTCTCGATAAACGCCTACGTGGGTAACACGATCTGGGACCGGTACCAGAGCAACCAGTCGGACGCTTCCAGCCAGGCGTTTATCCCGGGTTTCTATAACATCAGCTACACCCTTGGCTCGCCCACCGTGGCCCAAAGCATATCGGAAAGCCGCCTGATCGGTGTGTTCGGAGACCTGACCCTTGGATGGGGCGGGTACTTGTTCTTACACGGCTCGCTGCGCAACGACTGGACCTCGCTCCTTTCGGCCGGCAAAAACAGTTATTTATACCCCGCCGTGGACGGATCCTTTATCTTTACGGAGGCCTTTCCCACCCTCAAATCGAGCCTTCCCTGGCTAAGCTCGGGTAAGATCAGGGCCAACTACAGCGTCACCGGTGAAGTGAGCGTAGGACCCTATTCGATCTCCAGCACGTTTACCGTCCCCGGCAACTTCCCTTACGGGAACCTGGCAGGTTTGCAGAATTCCAACCTGTTGGGCAACCCGGACCTGGTCCCTGAAAAGTCCGCGGATGAAGGGGTCGGCCTGGACCTGGGTTTCTGGAACAACCGGATCAATGTCGTGGCAGACTACTACCATACGCTGACAAGGAACCAAACCTTCCCGGTCGGGCTTGCCCAGGAGACGGGTTTTACAAAGGCTTATGTGAACGGGGGTGAAATGCTAAGCCAGGGTGAGGAGGTTTCCGTCAACATTTCCCCGCTGGTGACCGGTCGACAAGGGCTGCGCTGGGACATCGGCGCCAATGTATCCTTTAACCAATCGAAGGTGCTCTCCCTATATGGCGGCGGCAAGCAGTTCCAGATTCAGGACAACAGCGGCAACTCGACGACGTCCTACGCGGTCGTTGGACAACCCTACCCGGTTATCGAGGCCGCCGACTTCCTGAGGGATCCGAAAAATGGAAAGATCCTGGTCAACACCCAGGGGATGCCGGAAGAAAGCCCCAACCTCGTGATCGCGGGCCGTTCGACACCGGCGTATATCCTGGGGATCACCACCTCTCTCTCCTACAGGCACTTCACACTCTCCCTGGTGGCCGACTACCGGGGTGGGTACAATGTGGTGGAAGCGATCGGGGGCTCTCTGGACTTCACCGGGGTGGGCGTTGGTTCCACCCAGGCCGGGCGGCAGCGTTTTATTTTCCCGAACTCGGAGATCGACGAAGGGAACGGGAAGTATGTGCCAAACACCTATCTGTCCGTAGCCGATGGCAATTACGGACTTTGGGTAGGCAACCCGAACTATGCCTATGCCTCGGGTCTTTATGGCTATACGGCCCACACCAACTTCGTCGTCAGCGCGGCGGCCTGGAAACTCCGGACAGCCTCCCTTTCCTACGACTTCAGCCATTTCGTCTCTACCCACACAAGCTTTATACGGGGGGGGACCTTTGCGCTGGTGGGGTATAACCTCCTGATGTTCGTGCCCAAGCAAAACATTTATGGAGACCCGGAATTCAACGCGGACAATTCCAATGCATCGGGTTATACGGACCAGAACCAGTTCCCGGCCACCCGGAATTTTGGAGCAACGCTCACCGTGAATTTCTAA
- a CDS encoding SDR family NAD(P)-dependent oxidoreductase yields the protein MAERTILITGAAGGLGKTVVSFFLDKGFRVIATVREELEKKALGTHPLLDVQVVDLSEEEEAQSLVEESLRTYKTIDAALMLVGGFAMGGVADTKGADVRKMIGLNFETAYYIARPLFAQMLRAGKGRLIFIGARPALVPSQGKHALAYALSKSLLFQLAEVLNVEAKGKDVVAHVVVPSTIDTPANRKNMPDADPKTWVTPSQLAEIFHFICTDAAAPLRDPVWKVYNQA from the coding sequence GTGGCAGAACGTACAATACTCATCACCGGGGCCGCCGGCGGGCTCGGAAAGACAGTGGTCTCTTTCTTTCTGGACAAGGGTTTCCGGGTGATCGCAACCGTTCGGGAGGAGCTGGAAAAGAAAGCGCTGGGGACGCACCCTCTCCTGGATGTGCAGGTGGTAGACCTCTCTGAGGAGGAGGAAGCGCAGTCCCTCGTAGAGGAATCCTTAAGGACCTACAAAACCATCGATGCCGCCCTGATGCTGGTGGGTGGTTTTGCCATGGGGGGCGTGGCCGATACCAAAGGGGCCGACGTCCGGAAAATGATAGGACTCAACTTCGAAACGGCCTATTATATCGCCCGCCCCCTGTTTGCGCAGATGCTGCGCGCGGGTAAGGGCAGGCTTATCTTTATCGGCGCCCGCCCGGCCCTTGTCCCCTCCCAGGGGAAACACGCGCTGGCATACGCCCTGAGCAAGTCATTGCTGTTTCAACTGGCTGAAGTACTCAACGTAGAGGCCAAGGGAAAGGACGTCGTAGCGCACGTGGTCGTGCCCTCGACCATCGATACACCCGCCAACCGAAAAAACATGCCTGACGCCGATCCGAAAACCTGGGTCACTCCCTCGCAACTGGCAGAAATCTTTCACTTTATCTGCACCGATGCCGCCGCCCCCCTGCGGGACCCTGTCTGGAAAGTGTATAACCAGGCATAA
- a CDS encoding aldehyde dehydrogenase (NADP(+)): protein MPVTYNDISLPDLDRTLTLATQAFVPYKNTSLRARRDFLHRVATGLEADRDALVRLAAGETHLGTDRLAGEVARTCWQLRSYADGALAGHALEARIDTALPDRKPAPRVDIRKMMVPLGPVAVFGSSNFPFAYSTAGGDTACALAAGCPVVVKAHPAHASTSERVAGIVLEAAEKSGMPAGVFAHVHGASFEIGKALVTHPFIKAVGFTGSTAGGKALFDWANLRPKPIPVFSEMGSINPVFLLPGKLEESAPTVAAQYTASITQGVGQFCTNPGLLIGIKSQGLDIFVEELSRAIAKVPSAPMLHPGIAKAYAEKRAAALKQAGVDTLATGIEGPEGLPTLASTTAARFLENPLLHQEVFGPYSLLVVCENPGEMLAVAQHIEGQLTSTLVATESEFHAHPGLVETIQQRCGRFIWNGVPTGVEVVPSMQHGGPYPATTDSRFTSVGEDGIKRFMRPLCFQQFPDHLLPEALQDANPLGIWRLVNGEWKR from the coding sequence ATGCCTGTGACCTATAACGACATTTCCCTACCGGACCTGGACAGGACACTGACCCTGGCCACCCAGGCCTTTGTCCCCTACAAAAACACCTCCCTTCGCGCCCGGAGGGATTTTCTCCACCGGGTCGCCACCGGTCTCGAAGCGGACAGGGACGCCCTCGTCCGGCTGGCCGCGGGGGAAACCCACCTGGGGACCGACCGCCTGGCCGGTGAAGTGGCCCGAACCTGCTGGCAGCTCCGCAGCTACGCAGACGGTGCCCTGGCGGGACACGCGCTCGAAGCCCGGATCGACACGGCCCTGCCCGACCGCAAACCCGCACCGCGGGTAGATATCCGGAAGATGATGGTGCCCCTGGGACCCGTTGCCGTTTTTGGATCGAGCAACTTCCCCTTTGCCTATTCCACGGCCGGCGGTGACACCGCCTGCGCCCTGGCCGCCGGCTGCCCGGTGGTCGTCAAAGCGCACCCCGCCCACGCCTCTACCTCAGAACGGGTCGCTGGGATCGTGCTGGAAGCAGCGGAAAAGAGCGGTATGCCCGCCGGGGTTTTTGCCCATGTACACGGGGCCTCCTTCGAAATCGGGAAAGCCCTCGTCACCCACCCGTTTATAAAAGCTGTCGGTTTTACGGGATCCACCGCCGGGGGCAAGGCCTTGTTTGACTGGGCCAATCTGCGCCCCAAACCCATCCCGGTATTCTCCGAAATGGGGAGCATCAACCCCGTTTTCTTACTTCCCGGCAAATTGGAAGAATCGGCCCCAACGGTGGCGGCTCAATACACAGCCTCCATCACCCAGGGTGTCGGCCAGTTTTGTACCAACCCCGGTTTGTTGATCGGCATCAAAAGCCAGGGGCTGGACATATTTGTTGAGGAGCTTTCCAGGGCCATCGCAAAGGTGCCCTCCGCGCCCATGCTACACCCGGGCATTGCCAAAGCCTATGCGGAGAAAAGAGCGGCTGCGCTCAAACAGGCGGGTGTCGACACCCTGGCCACGGGTATCGAGGGACCGGAAGGCCTCCCCACACTGGCCAGCACTACCGCTGCGCGATTTCTTGAAAACCCCCTCCTCCACCAGGAGGTCTTCGGTCCTTATTCATTACTGGTCGTCTGTGAAAACCCCGGGGAAATGCTCGCGGTGGCCCAACATATCGAAGGACAACTGACCAGCACCCTCGTGGCGACGGAGTCCGAGTTCCACGCACACCCCGGGTTGGTGGAAACCATCCAGCAACGCTGTGGACGGTTTATCTGGAACGGTGTCCCCACGGGCGTCGAGGTCGTCCCCTCCATGCAACACGGAGGCCCCTACCCTGCCACGACGGATAGCCGTTTTACCTCTGTGGGCGAAGACGGGATCAAGCGCTTTATGCGCCCGTTATGTTTCCAGCAATTCCCGGATCACTTGCTCCCGGAGGCACTTCAGGACGCCAATCCCCTGGGGATCTGGCGGCTCGTCAACGGGGAGTGGAAGCGCTAG
- a CDS encoding MBL fold metallo-hydrolase RNA specificity domain-containing protein translates to MKIGFHGAARTVTGSKHLLTLDNGRQVLLDCGMFQGMGKETDTLNGVFGFDAQTVDYLILSHAHIDHSGLVPKLVKDGFKGKIFATSGTRDLCAVLLEDSAEIQRDDTHFENKKRAQKGLPPIEPLYGIEDARKAMDLFQVVPYGSFFQIEPGLELLYTDAGHIIGSAAVSLKITSGGRETHLTFSGDVGRYKDLILKSPQAIPQADYILIESTYGDSLHLQVADAAEVLLDWITKTCLQKKGKLIIPAFSVGRTQELLFMLNQLELDHKLPSLDYYVDSPLSYEATQVVKKHPENFNDYITGVLKVDSDPFDFKGLQYIQDAEASKALNGRTDPMVIISASGMADAGRVKHHIANNIGDQKNTILIVGYCEPHSLGGHLIGGAKKVHIYGDEYAVVAEVGQMRSMSAHGDYQDLLHFLAGQDPTKVRKVFVVHGEYPVQQGFQKHLAEKGFTNVEIPERHQVFEL, encoded by the coding sequence ATGAAGATTGGTTTTCACGGGGCGGCGCGGACGGTGACCGGCTCCAAACACCTCCTGACCCTCGACAACGGAAGGCAGGTATTGCTCGATTGTGGGATGTTCCAGGGCATGGGCAAAGAAACAGACACGCTCAACGGGGTGTTTGGTTTTGACGCACAAACCGTGGACTACCTCATCCTGTCGCATGCCCACATCGACCACTCGGGCCTGGTGCCCAAGCTGGTCAAGGACGGTTTCAAAGGCAAGATCTTTGCGACCTCCGGCACCCGGGACCTGTGTGCCGTGCTGTTGGAAGATTCTGCGGAGATCCAGCGGGACGATACCCACTTCGAGAACAAGAAGCGCGCCCAAAAGGGGTTACCCCCGATCGAACCGTTGTATGGTATCGAAGACGCACGGAAGGCCATGGATCTCTTCCAGGTGGTGCCCTATGGGTCGTTTTTTCAAATCGAGCCTGGTCTGGAATTGTTGTATACCGACGCCGGACATATCATCGGGAGCGCAGCCGTTTCCTTGAAGATCACTTCCGGCGGTCGCGAAACACACCTTACCTTCAGCGGGGACGTCGGCCGCTACAAGGACCTGATCCTGAAAAGTCCCCAGGCCATTCCCCAGGCGGACTATATTCTGATCGAGTCCACCTACGGGGACAGTCTTCACCTGCAGGTAGCCGACGCTGCTGAAGTGCTCCTGGACTGGATCACCAAGACCTGTCTCCAAAAGAAGGGGAAGCTCATCATCCCCGCGTTTAGCGTTGGGCGCACCCAGGAGTTGTTGTTTATGCTCAACCAACTGGAGCTCGATCATAAGCTGCCTTCCCTGGACTACTACGTGGACAGCCCGCTCAGTTATGAAGCGACGCAGGTGGTCAAAAAGCATCCCGAAAACTTCAACGACTATATCACGGGCGTCCTGAAAGTCGACAGCGATCCCTTTGACTTCAAGGGGCTTCAATACATACAGGACGCGGAAGCCTCCAAGGCCCTGAACGGGCGGACCGATCCGATGGTCATCATTTCCGCCAGCGGGATGGCCGACGCGGGCCGTGTCAAGCATCATATTGCCAACAATATCGGGGACCAGAAAAATACCATCCTCATCGTCGGATATTGTGAACCCCATTCCCTGGGCGGACACCTGATCGGGGGCGCCAAAAAGGTGCACATCTACGGGGACGAATACGCCGTGGTGGCAGAAGTGGGGCAGATGCGCAGCATGAGTGCCCACGGGGACTACCAGGACCTCCTGCACTTCCTGGCGGGGCAGGACCCCACCAAGGTGCGGAAAGTGTTTGTCGTGCATGGGGAGTACCCGGTGCAGCAGGGGTTTCAGAAGCACCTGGCGGAGAAGGGATTTACCAACGTGGAAATTCCCGAACGGCACCAGGTGTTTGAGCTCTAG
- a CDS encoding DUF4442 domain-containing protein produces MNSFPTTPKERFLRMISRGWSFSFFLLRFMPSALFAGVRIRGLGDEECMVSVPYSWFTRNPFRSTYFACLAMAGEISTGILAMLHVRDTDRAVSMLVTAMESKFHKKARGVTRFICKDGRLLQAAVQYAVNRGQPQTCKAYTVGIDASGDCVAEFWITWSFKQKQH; encoded by the coding sequence ATGAACAGCTTTCCCACCACCCCGAAAGAGCGTTTTCTCCGGATGATTTCCAGGGGCTGGTCTTTCTCCTTTTTCCTGTTGCGGTTTATGCCAAGCGCCCTTTTTGCCGGCGTGCGGATCAGGGGTCTGGGGGATGAAGAATGCATGGTGTCGGTCCCTTATTCCTGGTTTACCCGGAATCCTTTCCGGTCGACGTATTTTGCCTGCCTGGCGATGGCGGGCGAGATAAGCACGGGCATCCTGGCCATGCTGCACGTCCGGGATACGGACCGCGCGGTGTCCATGCTGGTGACCGCCATGGAATCGAAATTTCATAAAAAAGCAAGGGGCGTCACCCGTTTTATCTGCAAGGACGGGCGGTTGCTGCAGGCTGCCGTACAATACGCGGTGAACCGGGGTCAGCCACAGACCTGCAAGGCCTATACGGTGGGAATCGACGCCTCCGGGGATTGCGTAGCGGAATTCTGGATCACCTGGTCTTTCAAACAAAAACAGCATTGA
- a CDS encoding thioredoxin family protein, protein MKRYVLLACVLGVFGALQAQDLSTFHAYHPEEDAAAGLQRAVKSASAAHKNVFVEIGGNWCVWCARFAELSGTDHQIDSALNTDFVVLHVNFSKENMNLPLMARLGYPQRFGFPVFVIVNDRGTVVHIQNSEYLEQGKGYNKKMILSFLDDWSPRALDPASY, encoded by the coding sequence ATGAAAAGATATGTATTGCTGGCCTGTGTGCTGGGTGTCTTCGGAGCGCTTCAGGCCCAGGACCTGAGCACCTTCCACGCCTATCACCCGGAGGAGGATGCTGCCGCCGGTCTTCAACGGGCGGTGAAGTCGGCGTCGGCGGCCCACAAGAATGTCTTTGTCGAGATCGGTGGCAACTGGTGTGTATGGTGCGCCCGTTTTGCAGAACTGAGCGGCACCGATCACCAGATCGATTCCGCGCTCAACACGGATTTCGTCGTCCTTCATGTCAATTTTTCCAAAGAAAATATGAACCTGCCGTTGATGGCGAGGCTCGGGTATCCCCAACGGTTTGGATTCCCCGTTTTTGTCATCGTCAATGACCGGGGTACCGTGGTCCACATCCAGAACTCGGAATACCTGGAGCAAGGGAAGGGATATAACAAAAAAATGATCTTATCTTTCCTGGACGATTGGTCGCCACGCGCACTGGATCCAGCCTCCTATTAG